In Cryptococcus neoformans var. neoformans JEC21 chromosome 5 sequence, one genomic interval encodes:
- a CDS encoding cyclin binding protein, putative encodes MRARSSFDSPENSRPSSSRPPSISSSGQCRASDQNLHSLDSQLSSENLRLDRSRTTRADSTSTIVENEASRFDARSRTSSRARGPPNASGTPPLTASPNLAHLVPSSSNHEGVDDGRGRKSHKFSLAATLRGISKDVKERVSHSRGHSKSRTRVDKHLRADSMHDSLDGSSSSMLSLPMSRAGSSSALAPSETGRGSVTHGSRHSSVRNDDFVPPHGRGGAGSVRRSRSRDRDSSTVRGRDQERSRSRARGRHMGMKVLTDKLGLGEHEEQEKGEDVHNWKEFRKGTYNYPISFPIPVNAPPTIHAEFGSVVYRLKATIVRVGALTPNLTEDMEVTMIATPQEDDLEETENVIVERQWEEQMRYQITLGGKAFPIAGTIPISVRLMPLLKCKIHRLTVALEEKTDYYAQERKVARHETPKRFVLLFVKQPDFKERIEPLLPIISDDPNAAEQSPLAEMARQAAMNDPPSDAFDLERDPNDAMYASLMEPTGPWHLEKDLQLPDCSSKIKFTTKHDQTNITVAHWLKVTIRVERGDDEALDSKGRRKQFDIIIETPIKILDCRVNHQYNSLPTYSLTQRNFHSAPGICSIHTGKAIAPIGAARPIALPPSVQASMSTATSSSMSSVLPGTGSHHHHLFPHRDHRNSESQATHGVPGPALGEGEDTLLQRNIVYDRLMSGQLTETGEVPPTYGEAMADAVRERSVSRVGGTNGTLGTGGRGQSRNRGSRSRNRLRD; translated from the exons ATGCGGGCTCGAAGTTCATTCGACAGTCCTGAAAATTCTAGACCATCTTCCTCACGACCACCAAGCATCAGTTCCTCAGGCCAGTGTCGTGCGTCTGATCAAAATCTTCacagccttgacagccaACTCTCTTCCGAAAACCTTCGGCTAGACCGATCCCGTACAACCCGGGCGGATAGTACTTCTACCATTGTAGAAAATGAAGCTTCCCGTTTTGACGCACGATCCCGGACGTCCAGCCGCGCTCGTGGACCTCCCAATGCCAGCGGCACGCCGCCTCTTACTGCTTCACCCAATTTGGCTCATCTTGTACCAAGCTCAAGTAACCATGAGGGAGTTGATGATGgtcgaggaagaaagagtcaCAAATTTAGTCTTGCAGCCACCTTGCGCGGCATTAGTAAAGATGTGAAGGAGCGCGTGTCTCACTCTCGAGGACATTCCAAGTCACGGACCAGAGTCGACAAACATCTCCGCGCTGACAGCATGCATGATTCGTTGGATGGATCAAGCAGCTCAATGTTGTCGCTGCCGATGAGTCGTGCTGGCAGCAGTAGCGCATTAGCTCCGTCGGAGACAGGGCGCGGTTCCGTTACACATGGAAGCAGACATTCGTCTGTAAGGAACGATGACTTTGTCCCCCCGCATGGAAGGGGCGGAGCTGGGTCTGTCAGACGAAGCAGGTCAAGGGACAGGGATTCAAGCACAGTGAGGGGCAGAGATCAAgaaagaagcagaagcagagcACGAGGGAGACATATGGGAATGAAAGTGTTGACCGATAAGTTGGGTTTGGGGGAACATGAAGAAcaggaaaagggagaagatgtgCATAACTGGAAAGAATTTAGAAAAG GCACGTACAATTATCCCATTTCATTCCCTATACCCGTCAACGCCCCGCCCACCATTCATGCCGAGTTCGGCTCTGTCGTCTACCGTTTGAAAGCGACAATTGTCCGCGTTGGTGCTTTGACGCCAAACTTGACGGAAGACATGGAAGTAACGATGATTGCTACACCCCAAGAAGATGACCTGGAGGAAACGGAGAATGTAATTGTTGAAAGGCAATGGGAGGAACAAATGAGGTATCAGATCACTCTTGGAGGAAAAGCATTTCCGATCGCTGGCACAAT CCCTATCAGTGTCAGGTTGATGCCTTTACTGAAGTGTAAAATTCACCGGTTGACCGTAGCTTTGGAAG AGAAAACGGATTACTATGCTCAAGAACGCAAGGTTGCTCGACATGAGACTCCTAAGCGCttcgtccttctctttgTCAAGCAACCGGATTTCAAAGAACGTATTGAACCACTTTTACCCATCATTTCAGACGATCCCAATGCCGCTGAGCAGTCGCCTCTTGCGGAGATGGCACGTCAGGCCGCGATGAACGACCCACCATCTGACGCCTTTGACCTAGAGCGCGATCCCAATGATGCTATGTATGCCAGCTTGATGGAGCCAACCGGCCCATGGCATCTTGAGAAGGACCTTCAGTTGCCCGATTGCTCTTCAAAAATCAAGTTCACCACCAAACATGATCAGACCAATATTACTGTTGCTCATTGGTTGAAGGTGACCATCCgagtggaaagaggagatgacgaGGCTTTAGACtcgaaaggaagaagaaagcaaTTTGATATTATTAT TGAGACGCCCATCAAGATTCTCGATTGCCGTGTCAATCATCAGTACAACTCCCTGCCTACTTATTCACTTACCCAGCGTAACTTCCACTCAGCTCCTGGCATTTGCTCGATTCACACCGGCAAAGCCATAGCACCCATCGGTGCAGCTCGACCTATCGCTCTTCCCCCCAGCGTACAGGCATCTATGTCTACTGCGACTTCATCAAGTATGTCATCTGTCCTTCCTGGCACAGGATcgcaccatcatcatctgttTCCTCACAGGGATCATCGAAACAGTGAAAGTCAAGCGACCCATGGTGTTCCCGGCCCAGCGCTTGGAGAGGGCGAAGACACTCTGTTACAGCGCAACATTGTTTATGACCGTCTCATGTCAGGGCAGTTAACTGAAACCGGAGAAGTCCCACCCACTTATGGTGAGGCGATGGCGGACGCAGTGAGAGAGAGAAGCGTGTCCCGCGTCGGGGGAACAAACGGTACCCTAGGCACCGGTGGAAGAGGGCAATCAAGGAATCGGGGAAGCAGAAGCCGCAACAGGCTCAGAGATTAA
- a CDS encoding DNA-binding protein hexbp, putative, which translates to MFGAPRGSSCFKCGQQGHVAAACPAEAPTCYNCGLSGHLSRECPQPKNKACYTCGQEGHLSSACPQGSGAGGFGGASGGGECYRCGKPGHIARMCPESGDAAAGGFGGAGGYGGFGGGAGFGNKSCYTCGGVGHISRECPSGASRGFGGGGGGFGGPRKCYNCGQDGHISRECPQEQGKTCYSCGQPGHIASACPGAGAEAPAA; encoded by the exons ATGTTCGGTGCTCCTCGAGGAAGCTCTTGTTTCAAGTGTGGTCAGC AGGGCCACGTCGCCGCCGCTTGCCCTGCGGAGGCTCCTACCTGCTACAACTGCGGTC TCTCTGGCCACTTGAGCCGTGAATGTCCTCAGCCCAAGAACAAGGCTTGTTACACTTGCGGTCAGGAAGGTCACCTTTCTTCTGCCTGCCCTCAAGGTTCTGGTGCCGGTGGTTTCGGCGGTGCCTCTGGCGGTGGTGAGTGCTACCGATGCGGTAAGCCCGGTCACATT GCCCGAATGTGCCCCGAGTCTGGTGACGCTGCTGCCGGTGGTTTCGGCGGTGCTGGTGGTTACGGTGGTTTCGGTGGTGGTGCCGGTTTCGGTAACAAATCTTGCTAC ACTTGCGGTGGTGTCGGCCATATCTCCAGGGAGTGCCCCTCTGGTGCTTCTCGCGGTttcggtggtggtggtggtggcttCGGTGGCCCCCGAAAGTGCTAC AACTGTGGTCAGGACGGTCACATCTCTAGGGAGTGCCCTCAGGAGCAGGGCAAGACCTGTTACTCTTGCGGCCAGCCCGGTCACATCGCCTCTGCCTGCCCTGGCGCTGGCGCTGAGGCCCCTGCTGCCTAA
- a CDS encoding uracil phosphoribosyltransferase 1, putative has product MFTNITTCLPASGSNVHKAKLPDNAFVLPPTSQLQSLLTIIRDETTQRGDFVFTSDRIIRLLVEEGLNHLPVLPKKVVTPVGREFEGVAFQGRICGVSIMRAGEAMEAGLRDCCRSVRIGKILIQRDEETAQPKLFYAKLPDDIAQRYILLLDPMLATGGSCIKAIEVLLDQGVQEEKILFLNLIASPEGINKVCTRFPKLTIITAWVDEGLDNHSYIVPGLGDFGDRYFL; this is encoded by the exons ATGTTCACCAACATCACGACATGTCTCCCTGCATCTGGAAGCAACGTCCATAAGGCCAAGCTCCCCGATAACGCCTTCGTTCTCCCCCCCACCTCTCAGCTTCAGTCGCTCCTCACTATCATCCGCGATGAGACTACCCAAAG GGGTGACTTTGTCTT TACTTCAGATAGGATTATCAGATTGCTTGTagaggaag GTCTCAACCACCTTCCCGTACTCCCTAAAAAAGTTGTCACTCCTGTTGGCCGCGAATTTGAAGGTGTTGCTTTCCAGGGGAGAATTTGCGGAGTATCTATCATGCGAG CTGGAGAG GCCATGGAAGCAGGTCTTCGTGATTGCTGTCGTTCCG TACGAATTGGAAAG ATTCTTATACAAAGG GATGAGGAGACAGCTCAACCCAAGCTCTTT TATGCTAAATTGCCCGATGACATTGCTCAGCGAtatatccttcttctagACCCTATGCTTG CTACTGGAGGTTCATGTATCAAGGCCATCGAGGTTCTTCTTGACCAAGGTGtccaagaagagaagatacTCTTTTTGAACTTG ATTGCTTCGCCAGAGGGCATCAACAAAGTTTGCACTCGCTTCCCCAAGCTTACTATT ATTACTGCTTGGGTGGACGAGGGCCTTGACAACCATTCCTACATTGTCCCTGGTCTTGGTGACTTTGGAGACAG GTACTTCCTGTGA